Proteins encoded together in one Streptomyces umbrinus window:
- a CDS encoding ABC transporter permease has translation MSGLTKLEIIRALRNRKFLFFSVIYPSALFLLIAGSADSTTKVDGTGLTLPTFFMVSMASFGALTAVLMGNSERIAKERESGWVRQLRLTTLPGRGYVFAKTASAAVISLPSIVVVFVVAAAVKDVRLDVWQWLALTGAIWAGSLVFAALGVAIGYLASGDAVRPITMIVYFGLSMLGGLWMPTTTFPDWLQDIAKWLPTHAYAALGQAIEQSRAPHAKDLAILAVSFVLFAGGAAWLYRKDTLKA, from the coding sequence ATGAGCGGTCTGACAAAGCTGGAGATCATCCGCGCCCTGCGCAACCGCAAGTTCCTGTTCTTCTCGGTGATCTACCCCTCGGCCCTGTTCCTGCTGATCGCGGGCAGCGCCGACAGCACCACCAAGGTCGACGGCACCGGGCTCACCCTGCCGACCTTCTTCATGGTCTCCATGGCGTCCTTCGGCGCCCTGACAGCCGTCCTCATGGGCAACAGCGAGCGCATCGCCAAGGAGCGCGAGAGCGGCTGGGTACGGCAGTTGCGGCTCACCACCCTGCCCGGACGCGGCTACGTCTTCGCGAAGACCGCGAGCGCCGCCGTGATCAGCCTGCCGTCGATCGTCGTCGTCTTCGTGGTCGCCGCGGCCGTGAAGGACGTACGCCTGGACGTCTGGCAGTGGCTCGCGCTCACCGGCGCGATCTGGGCCGGCAGCCTCGTCTTCGCCGCGCTCGGCGTCGCCATCGGCTACCTGGCGAGCGGTGACGCGGTCCGCCCGATCACGATGATCGTGTACTTCGGCCTGTCCATGCTGGGCGGACTGTGGATGCCCACGACGACCTTCCCGGACTGGCTGCAGGACATCGCGAAGTGGCTGCCCACGCACGCGTACGCTGCCCTCGGGCAGGCCATCGAACAGAGCCGGGCCCCGCACGCGAAGGACCTCGCCATCCTCGCAGTCTCCTTCGTCCTGTTCGCGGGCGGCGCGGCCTGGCTGTACAGGAAGGACACGCTGAAGGCGTGA
- a CDS encoding ABC transporter ATP-binding protein, producing the protein MTATATAEATGSVVGFDQVTKTYGSVRAVDGLTLALHPGETVALLGPNGAGKSTTLDLLLGLKHPDSGSVRVFGGSPRDAIVAGRVGAMLQSGGLMDEVTVGELVRLACDLHPKPFPVQDVLARASLTQMADRKVNKLSGGQQQRVRFALATAGDSDLIVLDEPTTGMDVSARQAFWATMREQADQGRTVLFATHYLEEADTIADRVLVLHRGRLLADGTAAEIKAKAGARRIAFDLEGPVDDLALRDLPFLTSLDVSGHTVRIQSSDADATVHALYGLGVYPRNLEVAGLGLEQAFVAITAAEEARTS; encoded by the coding sequence ATGACAGCGACTGCGACAGCGGAGGCCACCGGCTCGGTGGTCGGGTTCGATCAGGTGACCAAGACCTACGGAAGCGTACGGGCCGTGGACGGGCTCACGCTGGCCCTGCACCCGGGCGAGACCGTGGCCCTGCTGGGGCCGAACGGCGCCGGCAAGTCGACCACGCTCGACCTGCTGCTCGGCCTCAAGCACCCGGACAGCGGCTCGGTGCGGGTGTTCGGCGGCAGTCCGCGGGACGCCATCGTCGCCGGGCGCGTCGGCGCGATGCTGCAGAGCGGCGGGCTGATGGACGAGGTCACGGTCGGGGAACTGGTGCGGCTGGCCTGCGACCTGCACCCGAAGCCGTTTCCCGTGCAGGACGTGCTCGCCCGCGCGAGCCTCACACAGATGGCGGACCGCAAGGTCAACAAGCTCTCGGGCGGCCAGCAGCAGCGCGTGCGCTTCGCGCTCGCCACGGCCGGGGACAGCGACCTCATCGTCCTCGACGAGCCGACGACCGGCATGGACGTCTCCGCGCGCCAGGCATTCTGGGCCACCATGCGCGAGCAGGCCGACCAGGGGCGGACGGTCCTCTTCGCCACGCACTACCTGGAGGAGGCCGACACCATAGCCGACCGCGTGCTCGTCCTGCACCGGGGACGGCTGCTCGCGGACGGCACCGCCGCCGAGATCAAGGCGAAGGCCGGCGCCCGGCGGATCGCGTTCGACCTGGAGGGGCCGGTCGACGATCTCGCACTGCGCGACCTGCCCTTCCTCACCTCGCTCGACGTGTCGGGCCACACGGTCCGCATCCAGTCCTCCGACGCCGACGCGACTGTCCACGCCCTCTACGGACTAGGCGTCTACCCCCGCAACCTCGAAGTGGCCGGGCTCGGACTGGAGCAGGCCTTCGTCGCCATCACCGCCGCCGAGGAGGCGCGCACCTCATGA
- a CDS encoding ABC transporter substrate-binding protein produces the protein MGWEFTDDRGITLRRIGRPERVAAYVRAGAALWDLGVRPVGVYGSGHDGDEPDRAKSGALADVPYLGAGKGLDDGAIRSVRPDIVVDVTYDREKPYAVTEAAAKRAGAPVLALAVGGDTSLPDILGRFDQLSVALGGEPAGGDSELAAAEDAVRAAAAPLKVLALSAAGARQVHLARPGTWPELRHLAELGVEFVEPGAGGANWATTTWEHAVGLAPDLVLADARVNAVPAGELESVPAWHALTSTATVEPWNPELPCSAHAYAAFLRSVADALEVLGAKR, from the coding sequence ATGGGCTGGGAGTTCACGGACGACCGGGGGATCACGTTACGGCGCATCGGGCGGCCCGAGAGGGTGGCCGCGTACGTCCGCGCGGGCGCGGCACTGTGGGATCTGGGGGTGCGGCCCGTCGGGGTGTACGGATCAGGCCACGACGGCGACGAGCCCGACCGTGCCAAGTCCGGTGCCCTGGCCGACGTCCCGTACCTGGGCGCGGGCAAGGGACTCGACGACGGGGCCATACGTTCCGTACGGCCCGACATCGTCGTCGACGTCACGTACGACCGGGAGAAGCCGTACGCCGTCACGGAGGCGGCGGCGAAACGGGCCGGCGCACCCGTCCTCGCGCTCGCGGTCGGCGGCGACACCTCGCTGCCCGACATCCTGGGGCGCTTCGACCAACTGTCGGTGGCCCTCGGCGGCGAACCGGCGGGTGGGGACAGCGAGTTGGCCGCCGCGGAGGACGCCGTACGGGCCGCCGCCGCTCCGCTGAAGGTGCTCGCGCTGTCGGCCGCCGGAGCCCGCCAGGTGCATCTCGCCCGGCCCGGGACCTGGCCCGAACTGCGTCATCTGGCCGAGCTGGGCGTGGAGTTCGTCGAGCCGGGTGCCGGGGGCGCGAACTGGGCCACGACCACTTGGGAGCATGCCGTCGGCCTCGCCCCCGACCTGGTCCTCGCGGACGCCCGCGTGAACGCCGTACCGGCGGGGGAGTTGGAGTCCGTGCCCGCCTGGCACGCCCTCACCTCGACCGCGACCGTGGAGCCCTGGAACCCGGAACTGCCGTGCAGCGCCCACGCGTACGCCGCTTTTCTCCGGTCGGTGGCGGACGCGCTCGAGGTGCTCGGGGCCAAGAGGTGA
- a CDS encoding DUF6113 family protein has product MSTANRPGAGSMLAEPPRAPSAGRILVHLGLFVLGAVVGASGGLVQSGLFPGGLLLALAGAAGLFVGGGRATGGRGGAVAPAAGWMIAVVLLTASRPEGDFLFAAGAGSYLFLLGGMAVAVMCATLGPGRQPGGPAARLGK; this is encoded by the coding sequence ATGAGTACGGCGAACAGGCCGGGTGCGGGCAGCATGCTCGCCGAGCCCCCGCGAGCGCCCTCGGCGGGACGGATCCTCGTCCACCTGGGGCTCTTCGTGCTGGGTGCCGTGGTCGGGGCGTCCGGCGGACTGGTCCAGTCGGGCCTGTTCCCGGGCGGGCTGCTGCTCGCGCTGGCCGGCGCGGCGGGGCTCTTCGTCGGCGGGGGACGGGCGACCGGTGGCCGGGGCGGGGCCGTCGCACCCGCCGCCGGCTGGATGATCGCCGTCGTCCTGCTCACCGCGAGCAGGCCGGAGGGGGACTTCCTTTTCGCCGCGGGAGCGGGCTCCTACCTCTTCCTGCTCGGCGGAATGGCCGTGGCTGTGATGTGCGCCACCCTTGGCCCGGGGCGGCAACCAGGTGGGCCCGCCGCCCGACTTGGCAAGTGA
- the mshB gene encoding N-acetyl-1-D-myo-inositol-2-amino-2-deoxy-alpha-D-glucopyranoside deacetylase: MTELPSRRLLLVHAHPDDEAINNGTTMARYAAEGAHVTLVTCTLGQRGEVIPPGLAHLSGEALGDHRRTELAAAMRELGVSDFRSLGGPGRYHDSGMMGLPDNDDPRCFWQADVDEAAADLVRVIREVRPQVLVTYDTNGGYGHPDHIQAHRVAMRAADLAAEPGFGPELGEPWTIAKIYWNRVPRPVAEEGFARLKDVLDELPFPASAAVDDVPGVVDDSLITTEIDGTPFAAAKAAAMRAHATQIEVVEPWFALSNQLAQPLFVVEYYELVRGEHEGPARETDLFAGTVEKDEGVR, encoded by the coding sequence ATGACGGAACTGCCCTCCCGGCGTCTTCTCCTGGTGCACGCGCACCCGGACGACGAGGCGATCAACAACGGCACGACCATGGCCAGGTACGCGGCCGAGGGCGCCCACGTCACGCTCGTGACCTGCACCCTTGGCCAGCGGGGCGAGGTCATCCCGCCCGGCCTCGCCCACCTGTCGGGCGAGGCCCTCGGCGATCACCGCCGGACCGAGCTCGCCGCGGCGATGCGCGAGCTCGGGGTGAGCGACTTCCGCTCCCTCGGCGGCCCGGGCCGCTACCACGACTCCGGAATGATGGGCCTGCCCGACAACGACGACCCGCGCTGCTTCTGGCAGGCGGACGTCGACGAGGCGGCCGCGGATCTCGTCCGTGTGATCCGCGAGGTGCGCCCCCAGGTGCTCGTGACGTACGACACGAACGGCGGCTACGGCCACCCGGACCACATCCAGGCCCACCGCGTCGCCATGCGCGCCGCCGACCTGGCCGCGGAGCCCGGCTTCGGTCCGGAGCTCGGCGAACCGTGGACGATCGCAAAGATCTACTGGAACCGCGTACCGCGCCCGGTCGCCGAGGAGGGCTTCGCCCGCCTCAAGGACGTCCTCGACGAACTGCCGTTCCCCGCCTCCGCGGCCGTCGACGACGTGCCGGGCGTGGTGGACGACTCCCTGATCACCACCGAGATCGACGGCACCCCCTTCGCCGCGGCCAAGGCCGCCGCGATGCGGGCGCACGCCACCCAGATCGAGGTCGTCGAGCCGTGGTTCGCGCTCTCCAACCAGCTCGCGCAGCCGCTGTTCGTCGTGGAGTACTACGAGTTGGTGCGCGGCGAGCACGAAGGCCCGGCGCGGGAGACGGACCTGTTCGCCGGGACGGTCGAAAAGGATGAGGGTGTCCGATGA
- a CDS encoding S9 family peptidase: MTTEPLSFPRRQARTLRFTLGAPRAFTVAPDGSRVVYLRSSSGTDRANQLWVLDVADGEERPAADPGALLGGSSERLSAAERARRERSREGGAGIVGYATDAAVELASFALSGRLFTAELRAGTARELRVPGPVLDPRPSPDGRLVAYVSGGALRVVGAEGEDDRALVEPESDTVAYGLAEFIAAEEMGRSRGFWWSPESDRLLVARADDAPVRRWWISDPAHPERDPQQVAYPAAGTDNAEVRLFVIGLEGARTEVAWDRARYPYLARVHWSAAGAPLLLVQTRDQKSQLYLAVDPDTGATRMVHADEDPQWLDLFPGVPSWSPSGQLVRIADEGGARVLAVGERPLTGPQLHVRAVLDVSDDDVLVSASAGAAAAAPEIGEVHVYRVNDLGVERISQEPGVHSAVRAGGVTVLVSAVPDRPGAQVQVLRDGKSAATVTSYAEHPGLSPRVTLTEAGERRVPCAVLLPTGYTDGPLPVLMDPYGGPHGQRVLAAHNPYLTSQWFADQGFAVIVADGRGMPGRSPAWEKSIKDDLAAVVLDDQIHALRALAERFPLDLDRVAIRGWSFGGYLAGLAVLRRPDVFHAGVVGAPVTDQRLYDTHYTERYLGDPNTQPEVYAANSLIDDDGLVGAAEPARPMMIVHGLADDNVVVAHSLRLSSALLAAGRPHEVLPLSGVTHMTPQEQVAENLLLLQVDFLRRALKLG, translated from the coding sequence ATGACGACCGAGCCTCTCTCCTTTCCCCGCCGGCAGGCGCGCACCCTGCGCTTCACGCTCGGCGCGCCCCGTGCGTTCACCGTGGCGCCCGACGGTTCCCGTGTCGTGTACCTGCGGTCCTCGTCCGGTACGGACCGGGCGAACCAGCTGTGGGTTCTCGACGTGGCGGACGGCGAGGAACGTCCCGCCGCCGATCCGGGGGCGCTGCTCGGAGGCTCCTCGGAGCGGCTGTCGGCCGCCGAGCGGGCCCGGCGCGAGCGCAGCCGCGAGGGCGGGGCGGGCATCGTCGGCTATGCCACCGACGCGGCCGTGGAGTTGGCGTCCTTCGCCCTGTCGGGACGGCTGTTCACCGCGGAGCTGCGGGCGGGCACGGCACGTGAACTGCGGGTTCCCGGGCCCGTGCTGGACCCCCGCCCGTCCCCCGACGGACGGCTCGTCGCGTACGTCTCCGGGGGCGCCCTGAGGGTCGTCGGCGCCGAGGGGGAGGACGACAGGGCGCTCGTGGAGCCGGAGTCCGACACGGTCGCCTACGGTCTCGCCGAGTTCATCGCGGCCGAGGAGATGGGCCGTTCGCGCGGTTTCTGGTGGTCGCCGGAGTCGGACCGGCTGCTGGTCGCCCGGGCCGACGACGCCCCCGTACGCCGCTGGTGGATCTCCGATCCGGCGCATCCCGAGCGGGATCCGCAGCAGGTCGCCTATCCGGCGGCCGGGACGGACAACGCCGAGGTGCGGCTCTTCGTGATCGGACTCGAAGGGGCGCGCACGGAGGTCGCGTGGGACCGGGCGCGCTACCCCTACCTCGCGCGGGTGCACTGGTCCGCGGCCGGAGCGCCGCTGCTGCTCGTCCAGACGCGCGACCAGAAGAGCCAGCTCTATCTGGCCGTCGACCCGGACACCGGGGCGACCCGGATGGTGCACGCGGACGAAGATCCACAATGGCTTGATCTTTTCCCCGGGGTACCGAGCTGGAGCCCGAGCGGACAGCTCGTGCGGATCGCCGACGAGGGCGGGGCGCGCGTGCTCGCGGTCGGCGAACGCCCGTTGACGGGACCGCAGTTGCATGTGCGAGCGGTGCTCGACGTGTCGGACGACGACGTGCTGGTCTCCGCGTCGGCCGGTGCTGCGGCGGCCGCCCCGGAGATCGGCGAGGTGCACGTCTACCGGGTCAACGACCTTGGTGTGGAACGGATTTCGCAGGAACCCGGCGTCCACTCGGCGGTCCGCGCGGGCGGTGTGACCGTGCTCGTGTCGGCCGTGCCCGACCGGCCGGGCGCCCAGGTACAGGTGCTGCGCGACGGCAAGTCCGCGGCGACCGTGACGTCGTACGCCGAACACCCCGGACTGAGCCCGCGCGTGACGCTCACGGAGGCGGGCGAGCGCCGTGTGCCGTGCGCCGTTCTGCTCCCCACGGGCTACACCGACGGTCCGCTGCCGGTGCTGATGGACCCGTACGGCGGACCGCACGGGCAGCGTGTGCTGGCCGCGCACAACCCATATCTGACCTCGCAGTGGTTCGCCGACCAGGGGTTCGCCGTGATCGTCGCGGACGGGCGGGGCATGCCGGGCCGCTCACCGGCCTGGGAGAAGTCGATCAAGGACGATCTCGCGGCGGTCGTCCTCGACGACCAGATCCACGCGCTCCGGGCGCTCGCCGAACGCTTCCCGCTGGACCTGGACCGGGTGGCGATCCGCGGCTGGTCGTTCGGCGGCTATCTCGCGGGGCTCGCGGTGCTGCGCCGCCCGGACGTCTTCCACGCGGGCGTGGTGGGCGCGCCGGTGACGGACCAGCGGCTGTACGACACCCACTACACCGAGCGGTATCTGGGCGACCCCAACACCCAGCCGGAGGTGTACGCGGCGAACTCGCTGATCGACGACGACGGTCTGGTGGGGGCGGCCGAACCGGCCCGGCCGATGATGATCGTGCACGGTCTCGCCGACGACAACGTGGTGGTCGCGCACTCGCTGCGGCTGTCCTCCGCACTGCTGGCCGCGGGCCGTCCGCACGAGGTGCTGCCGCTGTCGGGGGTCACGCACATGACCCCGCAGGAGCAGGTCGCGGAGAATCTCCTGCTGCTCCAGGTGGACTTCCTACGGCGCGCTCTCAAACTGGGCTGA
- a CDS encoding ABC transporter ATP-binding protein, protein MAEPILQVRGLVKHYPLTQGIVFRKQIGAVKAVDGVDFELAAGETLGIVGESGCGKSTVAKMLVNLEKPTAGEIAYKGEDVTRLSGRALKAVRRNIQMVFQDPYTSLNPRMTVGDIIGEPYEIHPEVAPKGDRRRKVQDLLDVVGLNPEYINRYPHQFSGGQRQRIGIARGLALRPEIIVADEPVSALDVSVQAQVINLMDRLQSEFDLSYVFIAHDLSIVRHISDRVGVMYLGRIVEIGRDAEIYDHPTHPYTQALLSAVPVPDPEAREHRERIILFGDVPSPANIPSGCRFRTRCWKAQERCALEVPLLAVPAEFRHEAAGPAAHDSACHFAEEKQVVPPEEPTDESPKGPTDKIQDEPTDDVK, encoded by the coding sequence ATGGCTGAGCCGATCCTCCAGGTGCGGGGCCTGGTCAAGCACTACCCGCTCACCCAGGGCATCGTCTTCAGGAAACAGATCGGCGCGGTGAAGGCCGTCGACGGCGTCGACTTCGAACTCGCCGCGGGCGAGACCCTCGGCATCGTCGGCGAGTCCGGCTGCGGCAAGTCCACGGTCGCCAAGATGCTGGTCAACCTGGAGAAGCCGACGGCCGGCGAGATCGCGTACAAGGGCGAGGACGTCACCAGGCTCTCCGGCCGCGCCCTGAAGGCCGTCCGCCGCAACATCCAGATGGTCTTCCAGGACCCGTACACCTCGCTCAACCCGCGCATGACCGTCGGCGACATCATCGGGGAGCCGTACGAGATCCACCCCGAGGTCGCGCCGAAGGGCGACCGGCGCCGGAAGGTCCAGGACCTGCTGGACGTGGTCGGGCTCAACCCGGAGTACATCAACCGCTATCCGCACCAGTTCTCCGGCGGCCAGCGCCAGCGCATCGGCATCGCGCGCGGACTGGCCCTGCGCCCCGAGATCATCGTCGCCGACGAGCCGGTGTCCGCCCTCGACGTGTCGGTGCAGGCCCAGGTCATCAACCTGATGGACCGGCTCCAGAGCGAGTTCGACCTGTCGTACGTGTTCATCGCGCACGACCTCTCGATCGTGCGGCACATCTCCGACCGGGTCGGGGTGATGTACCTCGGGCGGATCGTGGAGATCGGCAGGGACGCCGAGATCTACGACCACCCGACGCATCCTTATACACAGGCCCTGCTGTCCGCCGTGCCCGTCCCGGACCCGGAGGCCCGAGAGCACCGGGAGCGGATCATCCTCTTCGGCGACGTGCCGTCACCGGCGAACATCCCCTCCGGCTGCCGCTTCCGCACCCGCTGCTGGAAGGCCCAGGAGCGCTGCGCCCTGGAGGTGCCGCTGCTCGCGGTGCCCGCGGAGTTCCGGCACGAGGCGGCCGGTCCCGCGGCCCACGACTCGGCGTGCCACTTCGCGGAGGAGAAGCAGGTGGTCCCACCGGAGGAGCCGACGGACGAGAGCCCGAAGGGGCCCACGGACAAGATCCAGGACGAGCCCACGGACGACGTGAAATAG
- a CDS encoding ABC transporter ATP-binding protein, whose amino-acid sequence MLLEVRDLHVEFRTRDGVAKAVNGVSYSVDEGETLAVLGESGSGKSVTAQAIMGILDTPPGKITAGEILFQGEDLLKFREEERRKVRGARMAMIFQDALSSLNPVLSVGAQLGEMFTVHQGMSRKAAKAKAIELMERVRIPAAAARVGDYPHQFSGGMRQRIMIAMALALEPDLIIADEPTTALDVTVQAQVMDLLAELQRELNMGLILITHDLGVVADVADRIAVMYAGRIVESAPVHDIYKAPAHPYTKGLLESIPRLDQKGKELYAIKGLPPNLMHIPPGCAFNPRCPLAQDVCRTDVPPLYEVTEAGTDRVSACHFWRECLHG is encoded by the coding sequence GTGCTGCTCGAAGTGCGCGATCTGCACGTGGAGTTCAGGACCAGGGACGGGGTGGCCAAGGCCGTCAACGGCGTCTCCTACAGCGTCGACGAGGGCGAGACGCTCGCCGTGCTCGGCGAGTCCGGCTCCGGCAAGTCCGTGACCGCCCAGGCGATCATGGGCATCCTCGACACACCGCCCGGGAAGATCACCGCGGGCGAGATCCTCTTCCAGGGCGAGGACCTCCTGAAGTTCAGGGAGGAGGAGCGGCGCAAGGTCCGCGGCGCCCGGATGGCGATGATCTTCCAGGACGCGCTGTCGTCCCTGAACCCGGTGCTCAGCGTCGGCGCCCAGCTCGGCGAGATGTTCACCGTCCACCAGGGCATGTCCAGGAAGGCCGCCAAGGCCAAGGCGATCGAGCTGATGGAGCGGGTGCGCATCCCGGCCGCGGCCGCCCGGGTCGGCGACTACCCTCACCAGTTCTCCGGCGGAATGCGCCAGCGCATCATGATCGCCATGGCGCTGGCCCTCGAACCGGACCTGATCATCGCCGACGAACCCACCACCGCCCTCGACGTCACCGTCCAGGCCCAGGTCATGGACCTCCTCGCCGAGCTCCAGCGCGAGCTCAACATGGGGCTCATCCTCATCACCCACGACCTCGGTGTGGTCGCGGACGTCGCCGACCGGATCGCCGTGATGTACGCGGGCCGGATCGTCGAGTCCGCCCCGGTCCACGACATCTACAAGGCCCCCGCGCACCCGTACACGAAGGGCCTCCTGGAGTCGATCCCGCGGCTCGACCAGAAGGGCAAGGAGCTGTACGCCATCAAGGGCCTGCCGCCGAACCTCATGCACATCCCGCCCGGCTGCGCCTTCAACCCGCGCTGCCCACTGGCCCAGGACGTCTGCCGGACCGACGTACCGCCGCTGTACGAGGTGACCGAGGCGGGCACGGACCGCGTGAGCGCCTGCCACTTCTGGCGGGAGTGCCTCCATGGCTGA
- a CDS encoding ABC transporter permease yields MPEPMPREPHLSGGGRAAEDGAIAATGMGGAMDLATAEATTLEKRPGGPDGTDPSELDSSAASGGRARSLWSDAWRDLRRNPVFIISALIILFLVFISLWPGVIATQNPLKCDLAKAQEGSQPGHPFGFNGQGCDVYTRTVYGARVSVTVGVCATLGVAILGSVLGGLAGFFGGSGDAVLSRITDIFFAIPVVLGGLVLLSVVTSSTVWPVIGFMVLLGWPQISRIARGSVITTKQNDYVQAARALGASNSRMMLRHITPNAIAPVIVVATIALGTYISLEATLSYLGVGLKPPTVSWGIDISSASQYIRTAPHALLWPAGALAVTVLAFIMLGDAVRDALDPKLR; encoded by the coding sequence ATGCCTGAACCGATGCCGCGGGAACCTCATCTGTCGGGCGGGGGCCGCGCCGCGGAGGACGGCGCCATCGCCGCGACGGGCATGGGCGGCGCGATGGACCTGGCCACGGCGGAGGCCACGACCCTGGAGAAGCGCCCGGGCGGCCCGGACGGCACGGACCCGTCCGAGCTGGATTCATCAGCCGCCTCCGGCGGACGGGCACGCTCCCTCTGGTCCGACGCCTGGCGCGACCTGCGCCGCAACCCCGTCTTCATCATCTCGGCGCTCATCATCCTGTTCCTGGTCTTCATCTCCCTGTGGCCGGGGGTGATCGCCACCCAGAACCCGCTCAAGTGCGACCTCGCCAAGGCCCAGGAGGGCTCCCAGCCCGGACACCCCTTCGGCTTCAACGGCCAGGGCTGCGACGTCTACACCCGCACGGTGTACGGGGCCCGGGTCTCCGTCACCGTCGGTGTGTGCGCCACGCTCGGGGTCGCGATCCTCGGCTCGGTGCTCGGCGGGCTCGCCGGGTTCTTCGGCGGGTCGGGGGACGCGGTCCTGTCCCGGATCACCGACATCTTCTTCGCGATCCCCGTCGTCCTCGGCGGTCTGGTGCTGCTGTCCGTCGTCACCAGCTCCACGGTCTGGCCGGTGATCGGGTTCATGGTGCTGCTGGGCTGGCCGCAGATCTCCCGTATCGCCCGGGGATCCGTCATCACCACCAAGCAGAACGACTACGTCCAGGCGGCCCGGGCGCTCGGCGCCTCCAACTCCCGGATGATGCTGCGGCACATCACGCCCAACGCCATCGCCCCGGTCATCGTCGTGGCGACCATCGCGCTCGGTACGTACATCTCGCTGGAGGCGACCCTCTCGTACCTCGGCGTCGGGCTGAAGCCGCCCACCGTGAGCTGGGGCATCGACATCTCCTCGGCGTCCCAGTACATCCGCACGGCGCCGCACGCGCTCCTGTGGCCGGCCGGGGCCCTCGCCGTCACCGTCCTCGCGTTCATCATGCTCGGCGACGCGGTGCGCGACGCCCTCGACCCGAAGCTGAGGTGA
- a CDS encoding ABC transporter permease gives MGRYVIRRLLQMIPVFFGATLLIFLMVNVMGDPIAGLCGDRQCDPATATQLRKEFGLDKPLWQQYVTYMGNVFTGDFGTAFNGQEVTELMASAFPVTIRLTIVAILFEIVIGITLGVVTGLRRGRPVDTGVLLVTLVVISVPTFVTGLLLQLLLGVEWGWISPSVSPEAPFDELIVPGLVLASVSLAYVTRLTRTSIAENRRADYVRTAVAKGLPRRRVITRHLLRNSLIPVVTFIGTDIGALMGGAIVTERIFNIHGVGFQLYQGILRQNTQTVVGFVTVLVLVFLVANLLVDLLYAVLDPRIRYA, from the coding sequence ATGGGACGGTATGTGATCCGGCGTCTGCTGCAGATGATCCCGGTCTTCTTCGGCGCCACCCTGTTGATCTTCCTGATGGTGAACGTGATGGGCGACCCCATCGCGGGCCTGTGCGGCGACCGGCAGTGCGACCCCGCGACGGCCACCCAGCTGCGCAAGGAGTTCGGCCTCGACAAGCCCCTGTGGCAGCAATACGTGACGTACATGGGCAACGTCTTCACCGGCGACTTCGGCACCGCGTTCAACGGTCAGGAGGTCACCGAGCTGATGGCGAGCGCCTTCCCGGTCACCATCCGGCTCACGATCGTGGCGATCCTCTTCGAGATCGTCATCGGCATCACACTCGGCGTCGTCACCGGACTGCGCCGCGGCCGTCCCGTCGACACCGGCGTCCTGCTGGTCACCCTCGTCGTCATCTCCGTGCCGACCTTCGTCACCGGTCTGCTGCTCCAGCTGCTGCTGGGCGTCGAATGGGGCTGGATCAGTCCGTCCGTCTCCCCGGAGGCCCCCTTCGACGAGCTGATCGTGCCGGGCCTGGTGCTCGCGTCCGTCTCCCTCGCGTACGTGACCCGGCTGACCCGCACCTCCATCGCGGAGAACCGGCGCGCCGACTACGTCCGTACGGCCGTCGCCAAGGGGCTTCCCCGGCGGCGGGTCATCACCCGGCATCTGCTGCGCAACTCGCTGATCCCGGTCGTCACCTTCATCGGCACCGACATCGGCGCGCTGATGGGCGGCGCGATCGTCACCGAGCGCATCTTCAACATCCACGGCGTCGGCTTCCAGCTCTACCAGGGCATCCTGCGCCAGAACACCCAGACCGTCGTCGGTTTCGTGACCGTCCTGGTCCTCGTCTTCCTGGTGGCCAACCTGCTGGTCGACCTCCTGTACGCCGTACTCGACCCGAGGATCCGCTATGCCTGA